In a single window of the Bacteroidota bacterium genome:
- a CDS encoding PQQ-binding-like beta-propeller repeat protein, with amino-acid sequence MKFQHLVLYSIGSIIIPFASLAYTGEVVRSIKTPGNFGTGVTYDGKNLWVADRKDDKLYCIDPTDGKILASIPTPGYWPTGLAWDGQGLWNADIKGGIPLAENYNGKIYRLNPGNGNILTTIQSPSSTPRGLAWDGKYLWCVDSDAGEIIQFSPEDGTTIRSFKAPSGDPRGLAFDGKYIWVSDRMVDEIYMVDPEKGCVLLITEAPGEFITDLCFDGTYLWALDDQSNNLFQLIVNDDEKFVRMNERNARIIYTHLTTNFGPGTVLTEDVHLAIPISRDNQEIIGEPTCLPKYSDIITDKWGQKTAHYRFENISPGENREVVMTTEARIYQIRYFLFPDKIGTIDEIPADISALYLEDNEKYQIHHPVIQDAVKKVVGDEKNAYWIARKIFNYLIENMYYEMVGGWNTAPTVLARGNGSCSEYSFVYISMCRAAGLPARYVGAVVVRGDATAMDDVFHRWVEVYLPNYGWIPIDPSGGDQDTPRNQAMYIGNLSNRYLVTTQSGGGSETMGWTYNSNESFTTQPKTNVVIENFADWEIGE; translated from the coding sequence ATGAAATTTCAACACTTAGTACTTTATTCCATTGGTAGCATTATTATCCCTTTTGCATCCCTGGCCTACACGGGAGAGGTTGTCAGATCCATTAAAACTCCCGGAAATTTCGGAACAGGAGTTACTTATGACGGTAAAAACCTGTGGGTGGCAGATCGCAAGGATGACAAGTTGTATTGTATAGATCCTACTGATGGGAAAATTCTAGCCAGTATACCCACACCTGGTTACTGGCCGACCGGTCTTGCCTGGGATGGACAGGGCTTGTGGAATGCTGATATAAAAGGTGGGATTCCTCTTGCAGAGAATTATAACGGGAAAATCTACCGTCTTAATCCAGGAAATGGTAATATATTAACAACGATACAATCGCCTTCATCAACACCCCGGGGGCTTGCCTGGGATGGAAAATATCTTTGGTGCGTTGATAGTGATGCCGGCGAGATCATTCAATTCAGCCCGGAAGATGGAACAACCATACGATCCTTCAAAGCACCTTCAGGGGATCCACGGGGACTGGCGTTTGACGGGAAATATATCTGGGTATCTGACCGGATGGTAGATGAAATTTATATGGTAGATCCGGAAAAGGGTTGCGTACTTCTCATCACAGAAGCTCCTGGTGAGTTTATTACTGATCTATGCTTCGATGGAACATATCTCTGGGCATTAGATGACCAAAGCAATAATCTTTTCCAATTGATTGTTAACGATGACGAAAAGTTTGTTCGTATGAATGAGCGAAATGCACGGATAATCTACACCCACCTGACTACAAACTTCGGTCCCGGAACTGTATTGACTGAGGATGTTCATCTGGCAATTCCAATAAGCAGGGATAACCAGGAAATAATCGGGGAGCCCACCTGCCTGCCAAAATATTCAGATATCATAACAGATAAATGGGGGCAAAAAACCGCCCATTATCGCTTTGAAAACATTTCACCGGGTGAGAACAGAGAGGTTGTGATGACAACTGAAGCCAGGATATATCAGATACGGTATTTTCTTTTTCCGGATAAAATTGGCACAATTGATGAAATTCCCGCTGACATCAGTGCTCTCTACCTGGAGGACAATGAAAAATACCAGATACATCATCCGGTCATTCAGGACGCTGTAAAAAAGGTAGTTGGTGATGAGAAGAATGCCTATTGGATCGCGCGAAAGATTTTCAATTATTTAATTGAAAACATGTATTACGAGATGGTTGGAGGCTGGAATACTGCCCCGACCGTACTGGCACGTGGGAATGGATCCTGTTCGGAATATTCTTTTGTTTATATATCCATGTGCAGGGCAGCAGGTTTGCCTGCCCGATATGTGGGAGCGGTGGTTGTCAGAGGCGATGCAACAGCAATGGATGATGTCTTTCATCGTTGGGTAGAGGTTTACCTGCCTAATTATGGATGGATTCCCATTGATCCAAGTGGTGGCGACCAGGATACACCAAGAAACCAGGCAATGTATATCGGCAACCTGTCGAACCGCTATCTGGTCACAACACAGAGTGGTGGAGGATCCGAAACCATGGGATGGACATATAACTCGAATGAATCCTTTACAACACAACCCAAAACGAATGTAGTCATCGAAAATTTTGCAGACTGGGAGATAGGGGAATAA
- the rimO gene encoding 30S ribosomal protein S12 methylthiotransferase RimO: protein MKTKQGQTDRIKIITLGCPKNKVDSEILMRQLQAGRIPVLNEFSEETGDIILINTCGFIHDAKEESIDIILQYLKAKEKGYVRKVIVMGCLAQRYQSELQKELPEIDGLFGVNQLENILASLGADYKKELIGERVLTTPSHYAYLKVSEGCDRQCSFCAIPSIRGRHASKPLDDILREAEWLASSGVKELILIAQDLTYYGLDLFKKRTLPELVDKLSQIAGIQWIRLHYTYPAGFPVELLDVMKKHDQICKYIDMPVQHISNRILTSMKRTISARETWNLLTLIRKTLPDAAIRTTLILGYPGETEKEFNELSSFIKDFRFDRLGVFTYSHEENTPAFKLIDDIPLEVKKKRADEIMQIQEVISLELNNNKIGKTFKIVIDRKEGDYFIGRTEYDSPEIDNEVLIKADSFKLTTGQFYPVRITDADSFDLFGEVR from the coding sequence ATGAAAACTAAACAAGGACAGACGGACAGAATCAAGATTATTACCCTGGGATGCCCGAAAAATAAGGTGGATTCGGAAATTTTAATGCGACAGCTTCAAGCCGGGAGGATTCCTGTACTCAATGAATTTTCTGAAGAGACAGGAGATATTATCCTCATCAATACCTGCGGGTTTATACATGATGCGAAAGAGGAATCGATCGATATCATTTTGCAATATTTAAAGGCCAAAGAAAAAGGATACGTCAGGAAGGTCATTGTCATGGGGTGCCTCGCCCAAAGATATCAGAGTGAGTTGCAGAAAGAATTACCTGAAATTGATGGACTGTTTGGCGTTAACCAGCTTGAAAATATTCTGGCATCACTTGGTGCTGATTACAAAAAAGAACTTATCGGAGAACGTGTCCTGACAACTCCGTCACACTATGCCTACCTTAAAGTATCTGAAGGTTGTGACCGCCAGTGTTCGTTTTGCGCCATACCATCAATCCGTGGGAGACATGCATCAAAACCTTTGGATGATATACTAAGAGAAGCTGAATGGTTAGCTTCATCTGGAGTAAAAGAGCTGATCCTTATTGCCCAGGATCTTACCTATTATGGTCTTGATTTATTCAAAAAGCGAACACTGCCCGAACTGGTGGATAAACTATCCCAAATTGCAGGTATACAATGGATCAGGCTGCATTATACATATCCGGCTGGATTTCCTGTAGAACTATTAGATGTCATGAAAAAACATGACCAGATCTGTAAATATATTGACATGCCTGTGCAACACATAAGCAATCGCATTCTTACTTCGATGAAAAGGACAATTTCGGCCAGGGAAACTTGGAATCTACTGACATTGATACGGAAAACACTGCCCGATGCCGCCATCAGAACAACCCTCATTTTAGGCTATCCTGGTGAAACTGAAAAAGAATTTAATGAATTAAGCTCTTTTATCAAGGATTTTCGTTTTGACCGTCTTGGCGTATTCACCTATTCGCATGAAGAAAACACTCCGGCATTCAAGCTGATTGATGATATTCCGCTTGAAGTAAAAAAGAAGAGAGCTGATGAGATCATGCAAATCCAGGAAGTCATATCTTTAGAATTAAACAATAATAAAATTGGAAAAACTTTTAAAATCGTTATCGATAGAAAAGAAGGCGATTATTTCATCGGAAGAACTGAATATGATTCACCGGAGATAGATAATGAAGTTCTCATCAAAGCTGACTCGTTTAAATTGACAACAGGGCAGTTCTATCCCGTTCGAATAACTGATGCAGATAGTTTTGATTTATTTGGTGAGGTTAGATAA